The Tenrec ecaudatus isolate mTenEca1 chromosome 6, mTenEca1.hap1, whole genome shotgun sequence genome has a window encoding:
- the KRT3 gene encoding keratin, type II cytoskeletal 3 yields the protein MNRQVCKTSGGRSQGFSGRSAVVSGSSRMSCVARSGGASGGACGSRSGGGGFGSHSLYNLGGNKSICMSVAAGGSRAGGFGGGRSICGGGYGGGYGGGYGGGYGGGFGGGRGVGGGFGGAGGFGGAGGFGGAGGFGGAGGFGGPGGFGGPGGFGPGGFPGGIQEVTVNQSLLQPLNVEIDPQIGQVKTQEREQIKTLNNKFASFIDKVRFLEQQNKVLETKWTLLQQQGTNSVTGTNNLDPFFESYISSLRAHHDGIVGERGRLDSELRNMQDLVEDFRKKYEDEINKRTTAENEFVTLKKDVDAAYMTKVDLQAKVDGLLDEINFLKTLYDAELSQMQSHISDTSVVLSMDNNRCLDLDSIIAEVKAQYEDIAQRSKAEAEALYQTKLGELQTTAGRHGDDLKSTKSEIMELNRMIQRLRAEIENVKKQNANLQAAIAEAEQRGELALKDANAKLQDLQDALQKAKDDLARLLRDYQELMNVKLALDVEIATYRALLEGEECRISGECQSAVSMSVVSSGSTTSASAGGFGGGYGGGYGGSGFGGGSGFGGGSGFGGGSGFGGGSGFGGGSGFGSGSGGLCGVSGGGFSSGSNRGKSIKFSSSSSSSQCRFR from the exons ATGAACAGACAAGTCTGCAAGACATCGGGGGGCCGTAGCCAGGGCTTTTCTGGCCGCTCCGCCGTGGTCTCTGGCAGCAGCAGGATGAGCTGCGTGGCCCGCTCTGGGGGAGCCAGCGGAGGGGCCTGTGGGTCCCGGAGTGGAGGCggtggctttggaagccacagcctCTACAACCTGGGTGGCAACAAGAGCATCTGCATGAGTGTCGCAGCTGGTGGCTCCCGGGCTGGTGGCTTTGGTGGAGGACGTAGCATCTGTGGAGGTGGCTATGGTGGTGGCTATGGTGGTGGCTATGGAGGTGGCTATGGAGGTGGTTTTGGTGGTGGCAGAGGAGTAGGAGGTGgctttggaggagctggtgggtttggaggagctggcgggtttggaggagctggtgggtttggaggagctggtgggtttggtggTCCTGGTGGGTTTGGTGGTCCTGGTGGGTTTGGCCCTGGTGGCTTTCCTGGAGGAATCCAAGAAGTGACTGTCAACCAGAGCCTCCTGCAGCCCCTCAATGTGGAAATTGACCCCCAGATCGGGCAAGTCAAGACCCAGGAGCGGGAGCAGATCAAGACCCTCAACAACAAGTTTGCCTCCTTCATCGACAAG GTGCGGTTCTTGGAGCAACAGAACAAGGTCTTGGAGACCAAATGGACCCTCCTCCAGCAGCAAGGCACAAATTCCGTCACAGGCACCAACAATCTCGATCCCTTTTTTGAAAGTTACATCAGCTCCCTCCGGGCCCACCACGATGGCATCGTTGGGGAGAGAGGTCGCTTAGACTCGGAGCTGAGGAACATGCAGGACCTGGTAGAGGACTTCAGGAAGAA ATATGAGGATGAAATCAACAAACGGACCACAGCCGAGAATGAATTTGTAACCCTGAAGAAG GATGTGGATGCTGCTTACATGACCAAAGTGGACCTTCAGGCCAAGGTGGATGGCCTGTTGGATGAGATCAACTTCTTGAAGACCCTGTATGATGCG GAGCTGTCTCAGATGCAGAGCCACATCAGCGACACGTCCGTGGTGCTGTCCATGGACAACAACCGCTGCCTGGACCTGGACAGCATCATCGCCGAGGTCAAGGCCCAGTATGAAGACATCGCTCAAAGGAGCAAGGCTGAGGCTGAAGCCCTGTACCAGACCAAG CTGGGCGAGCTGCAGACCACGGCCGGCAGGCACGGCGACGACCTCAAGAGCACCAAGAGCGAGATCATGGAGCTCAACAGGATGATCCAGAGGCTGCGGGCCGAGATCGAGAACGTCAAGAAGCAG AACGCTAACCTCCAGGCAGCCATTGCGGAAGCCGAGCAGCGTGGGGAGCTGGCCCTTAAGGACGCCAATGCCAAGCTCCAGGACCTGCAGGACGCCCTGCAGAAGGCCAAGGATGACCTGGCCCGGCTGCTGCGCGACTACCAGGAGCTGATGAACGTCAAGCTGGCCCTGGACGTGGAGATCGCCACCTACAGGGCGCTGCTGGAGGGCGAGGAGTGCAG GATATCTGGAGAGTGCCAGAGTGCTGTGAGCATGT CCGTGGTCAGCAGCGGCAGTACGACCTCAGCGTCCGCCGGCGGCTTCGGCGGCGGCTACGGCGGCGGCTACGGAGGCAGCGGATTCGGGGGTGGCAGCGGATTCGGAGGCGGCAGCGGATTCGGGGGCGGCAGCGGATTCGGAGGAGGCAGCGGATTCGGGGGCGGCAGCGGTTTTGGCTCTGGCTCCGGGGGTCTCTGTGGAGTCAGCGGCGGAGGCTTCAGCTCCGGCAGCAACCGGGGCAAGAGCATTaaattctcttcctcctcctcctcctcccagtgcCGGTTCAGATAA